The DNA region CTTTTTCCCATAAATTCAGCACTTATTCCGTTAATATCCGTGCCAAAATATCCAAGTCGGATTCGATGATCCGGGACAATTTTCGGTTATACAGGACGGCAGCCGGATGGAAGATCGGGAAGATGCTATAGGTCTCCAGCGAAAATCGATAGCCCGCACCGGGATTGTCACGCTCTGCCGCCTGCTGAACGGGTCCCTCGATCAATTTCCCGTGCAGCGAAGTGACGGTTTCATGGCTCCCGATCAACCGGTGCAGCGCAATATTCCCCATCGGGATCAGGAATTGCGGACGAACCCAGCGAATTTCCTCGTCCAGGATCGGTGCATGGGCCAAAATTTCGACTTTCGTGGGCGTTCGGTTCGAACGGCTGATCACCCTTTCGCCGGAAGCTCGGGTGATGATACGTTCCTTAAACGGCCGGCTCCTTACCGTGCTTGTAATATAGACCTCGCTGCGGGAGAGACCCAGGCGCTCCAGATAGGCATCCATCTCCCGGCCGGCTTGGCCGGTAAAAGGCTTGCCTTCCTGAATTTCGGTGGCACCGGGCGCTTCCCCGACGAACATGACTTTGGCAGGTACGGCCCCTCTCCCCAGCAAAAATCCCTCGACAGGCTCATGGGCAAGCCTTGACCTGCATAAGGCGATCGTCTCCGGACTTACTGGCGCGCTTTGGGTATCCTTCATCCGTCATCCCTCCTTGCACAGCATCGACGATATTACCGCGTGCCTCTCCCGGCGCGCGGTGTAATGATGACTGCTACACGATGATCAGCGTCGACGCTCGCCGAGTTATCCATACTCTACCTAGTATTTAAAATACCCTATGCTTTAGTATATTGTATCCTTTACCCATAAAAAAATGAATGGCATCACGTTCTTTAAAGTAGAAAACGAGCCGTTCAAGGCAGATGCCTTGCTCGGCTCGTTTCATTATAGTCGGAATTTATGCCAGCACCGGCAGCGGACGAACCGGCTGACTGTTGCCGAAGGTCTGCTTGCCTGCTGCGGAATAAGCCCAATGGATCGCGTTCGTAATGACTTTCAGCACTTCAGGGTTGTAGTAGGTCGGATACGTCTCATGCCCTGGACGGAAGTAGAAAATATTCCCGTGGCCGCGCTTGAACGTGCACCCGCTGCGGAATACTTCGCCGCCTTCGAAGTTGCTGACAAAGACCAGCTCATCCGGTGCCGGAATATCGAAGAATTCCCCGTACATCTCCTCATGCTCAATGATGATCGGACCTGTAAGGCCCGCAGCGATCGGATGCGTCGGATTCACGCTCCAAATGATTTCCTGCTCTCCCGCCTCGCGCCACTTCAAATCGCAGCTTGTTCCCATCAGGGCTTTGAACGGCTTTGAAAAATGTCCCGAATGCAGGACGATCAGACCCATACCGTCCAATACCCGCTTGACGACCTTGCTGACGATTTCGTCGCTGACCTGGTCATGAGCCATATGCCCCCACCATAACAGCACATCGGTTGAGTCCAGTACGTCATCCGTCAATCCGTGCTGCGGCTGATCCAGCGTTGCCGTGCGGATGATAAAATCCGGATGCTGCAGACCCTCCGCCAAAGCCGTATGGATCCCGCTTGGGTATACGGTGCGGACCTCATCGTGGATTTTCTCGTGTACGAACTCATTCCAAATGGTTACATTAAGCATGCTGTTGCTCCCCCTAATTGCGTATTCACTTGCTGCTGTACGATGTTAGACCCACCACATTTCTCCGAGCGGCTCTTCGATCAGCACTTGCTGAAGGTTTTGCACCGCTTTGGAGAAGCCTTCCTCAACGGACATCAGTCCGTCTTCATGCTCAATGCTCACGACGTAATCATATCCGACAAGGCGAAGGGCGCTCATCATGTCAGCCCATTCCTTCACATCGTGCCCGAAGCCCACGCTGCGGAACTGCCAAGCGCGGTCCAGCATATTCGCGTAGGACTGCATGTCGGTCAATCCGTGTTTGTTCACATTGATCGGATCAATGCTGGTATCCTTCGCGTGGAAGTGATGGATGGCTCCGGCACGTCCCAGAATGTGGATCGCTTGAACAGGATCGATGCCCTGCCACCACATATGGCTCGGATCGAGGTTCGCCCCGATCACTTCACCGGCCGCTTCGCGAAGGCGGAGCAGCGTTCCCGGCGTATGGACGGAGAATCCGCCATGGAGCTCGAGGCCGATTTTTACGTTGCGGTCAGAAGCGTATTTGCCCCACTCAGTCCAGTAAGGAATGACTTTATTCTCCCACTGCCAAGTCAGAATTTCTTGATAATCGTTAGGCCAAGGTGCTACCGGCCAGTTCGGATATTTGGCATCCTCATGGTCCCCCGGACATCCGGAGAAGGTGTTGACAACCGGTACTTCCAGTTTTTCTGCAAGCTCCACGGTTTTGACGAACACGTCATGGAACTCTTTGGCTACCGCTTTTTGCGGGTGAAGCGGGTTGCCGTGGCAGCTCAGCGCGCTTATGATCAAGCCGCGGGATTCTACGGCGTTCTTGAAGTTTTTCAGCGCGGTTTCGTTCTCGAGAAGCTCGGCCGGATTGCAGTGTGCATTGCCAGGGTATCCGCCCGTACCGATCTCCACCGCCTTCAGGCCTTTGGAAGCCACGTAATCCAGTGCATCCTCAAATTTACGTCCGCTCAGCAATACCATAAATACGCCTAGTTTCATTGTATACCTCCTGATTTTCTAAAGTTTAAGTATTTGGTGATCAATTAGAACTTAGTTGCCTAGACCTTAGTTGTCGAAGTAAACCGCTTTGCCGGTCTTCGCCGACTCATAGATAGCTTCCAAGATTTGCGTGACCACGAAGGCTTGCTCCGGCTTGACGACAGGTTCCTTGTCTTCGATGATCGCTTCAAGCCACATTCTCGCTTCACGGTCGGCATCGCTTTCGCTCGTGCCGGAATAGAATGCGACTCCGCCGGCGTTCAGGTCGATTTTCGTCTCGTACAGTCTGCTCATTTTCTCGCCGTTAATGCGAAGACCATCCTGCATATCGGCGCCGCCTTCCGTGCCGGCAAGAATCGTCTTCGCTTCGCCGAATTCCACCACATTGAGCGCCCAGCTGGACTCCAGTTGGATCGTTGCACCATTCTCCATGGTGATAAAGCCGAATGCGGAGTCCTCGACCGTGAATTTGTTCGGATCCCAAGGACCGAAGGCATTGGCTGCATTTTCGCGCTGTCCCAGCTTGTGGAAGGTCGAACCGAGCACGCTCTTCGGCTTGTAGTTGTCCATCAGCCACAGCGTCAAATCAAGCGCGTGCGTGCCGATATCGATCAGCGGGCCTCCGCCTTGCTTCTCTTCGTCCAGAAATACGCCCCAGGTCGGAACGGCGCGGCGGCGAAGGGCAAGCGCTTTGCCGTAATAGATGTCGCCAAGCTCGCCATTCTCGCAGATTCCCTTCAAGTACATGCTGTCGTTGCGGAAGCGGTTGTTATAACCGATCGTCAGCTTCTTGCCCGTACGCTCCGCAGCCTCCAGCATCAGCTTCGCCTCGGCAACGGTCTTCGCCATCGGCTTCTCGCACATCACGTGCTTTCCGGCTTCCAAGGACGCTACCGTGATCTCCGAGTGGGAATCATTCGGCGTACATACATGAATAACGTCGATGCTTTCGTCTCTCAGAAGCTCCCGGTAGTCGGAATAGACCTTGGCCCCTTCAGCGCCGTACTCGGCAGCGGCCTTTTCCGCACGCTCGACCACAATGTCGCAGAAGGCAACCATTTCGGCCTGGGCCTGCTTTTTCAAGCTTGGCATATGCTTGCCGTTGGCAATCCCGCCGCAGCCGATAATACCGATTCGTAATGTTTTCGACATGTCCGTTTCCTCCCCTGTGAATTCATCTTCGTAAGTGATAATAGCGGTGGTGTAACGCTTACATTCGGTAATTGCGCGGATAAGCTCCTTCGCGCATTGCGCATTTATAAGCTCATATGCTTGCTTCATGACCAAGTGTACAGGATGATTGGCCGAGATTCCAGTTCATGATGGACTCATTGATCATAAAAGGACCTTCGGCCCTCCCGTATGAAGCAAGCCATATGACAGACCTAAGTCTTTAAGTCCGTTATTCGGCGGATTCGGCCTGCTGCGGAGCCGGAAGGCTGCCGTAACGGTACGTGCTCTTCAGAACGATATGTCTGCCTTCAAGCGAGGACTGCTGGAATGACTGCATAATCTCCAGCACATGATAGGCCATGCGGCCGCTGGAGCGATGGTCCTTCTGCTCATGAATCGATTGGATCATGTCGTTGATGCCGAGCCCCCGCTCATTATTGCCGCATTCAAAGACCGGTTCGAGCACTTCCCATGCATCGGAGCCGTGTCTCTTCAGCTTCACTTCGCCGTTGAAGAAGTTCGGATCGCCAAGGCTGAGCGTGCCCTGGGTCCCATAAATTTCGATCCAAGGCAGATTAGAACCGCCGAAGATATCGAAGCTTGTGATCATCGTGCCGATGGCACCGTTCTCAAAATCAAGCGTTCCCGCTAAATGCGTCGGCGTCTGCACGTGGATAGGCTTGCCTTGAAGCGGGCCCGAGCCAACCGTCCGATCCGGGATCTGGATGCCGGTCGACGCGCTGACACGGCGTGCAGGACCAAGCAGCTCGACCAATGCCGATACGTAATAAGGTCCCATATCCATCATCGGGCCTCCGCCCGCAGCATAGAAAAATTCCGGGTTCGGGTGCCAGGCCTCCGGCCCGGATCCCATCATGAATGCCGTAGCGGCGATCGGCCGTCCGATCATGCCGGATTCGATGGCGGCCTTGGCCGTTTGAACCCCGGAGCCGAGGAACGTGTCCGGCGCGCAGCCAACGCGAAGCCCCCGCTGATCGGCGAGGTTCAGCACCCGCCGGCCTTCCTCCAGCGTTATGGCCAGCGGCTTTTCGCTGTACACATGCTTGCCCGCTTCCAGTGCGGCGATATCCACATTCGCGTGGCTGGCCGGTATCGTCAGATTGATAATAAATTCAATGTCGGGCTGTGCGAGCATCTCCTCGACGGTATAAACATTCGGGATGTTGAATTCTTCCGCTTTCGCTTTCGCGTTCTCCATAATCAAATCGGCACATGCCACGATCTCGATCCACGGGCTGTTCTTCAAGTTCGTGAAGTAAATGCCGCTGATGTTGCCGCAGCCGATAATGCCTGCTTTCATTTTGTTCATCGATGTCACTCCTTGAGTGTAAGATGTGCCCCGGACTAGTACCATGGTATTCTTTAATGCTTTCGTTTAAAATGAATAATATGATCGAAACATGAACAATCTGGTCATTATTTTCTTCATTTCTTTGTGTGATTCAGAAGGGGACGTAAGCAATGGATTCCAATTTAACGAACCAAGTCGTAGCAGCCGATTTTTCATTTCATCGCAAGCCCTTTAACATGACGATGCCGGACGGCTTTGACACCTACCTGATGCGGTGGCAGACGGACGGCCGCTGCCGGGCCCGCATTGACGATGAGCTTGCGCTCGTCGAAGCCGGCGATTTGCTGATTTTTCCTCCGGGCCAATTCTACGAGCTCCGTATTGACGATGAAGTCAATGCCATGGGAGAGCTGACGATTGAGAGCGGAGATTATCATATTTTTTTCAAGGGGCCTTGGGCGGATGCCTGGTGGAAATCGAAGAAGCGTCCTTCCAAAATCCGCGTCCCGGTCGAAGAGCGGTACTTGAGCCTGTTCCGCCAGATCGTTCTGGAGCAGCGCCGGGTTTCGAATCCTTATCCGGAAATATCGGACTACACGGCTAGAATTCTCTGCCTGGAGGTCGACCGCCTGCTCTCCGAGCAGCCGACCACCACGCCGAAGACCTATCTGGCCTACCGCATGAAAAATTATATTGAAGAGAACGCATCCTCCATGTTCAAGCTGGAGGACGTCGCCGCGCATGTGGGCATCAGCGTCTCGCGGGCGGTGCACCTGTTCAAGGAAACCTTCGGAACCACCATCATGCAGTATACGATGGATGTCCGCCTGAACATGGCCAAGGAGAGAATCGTATTCAGCCCGCTGTCGCTGGAGGACGTCGCCGAAACGTCGGGCTTTGCCAACTACACCTATTTTCACCGGGTGTTCCGCTCCCGATTCGGCCAATCGCCGAAGCAGTTCCGGTTGAACAGCCGGACGCCGACTTAAAGCAGCGATCGATTGCGAGCGACACAAAAAGGACCGGCCAAGGATTTGCTCCTTGCCGGTCCTTCCATTTTAGTTACATAGACGAGAAGCGCGCTATCGTCCCTCAAGGGCTGCGATTTACGGCCGAGCGTGCCGCGCGGCCGCCGCTTCGGCAACAACTGCTGCCAAGTCGTCATTGCCGTACATCGACAGCACGCCAAGAACCGTCTGGTCCGGGATATCCCCAGCCTCCTCCTTCGGCACCGTCAGCTCCAGGACGCGGCCCAGCCGTTCGTTATCCGGCTGTCCGGGATACGCCTTCCGGTACAGCTCCGCCGGATCCAGGCCGTGATTGACGCACCACTGCGCAAACACAAGGATCATCATATCCTCGTCCTGCCGGTAGGATTCCACGATCCGATCTTCCATGGATTTTCCTTCAGCATCCATTCTCTCTCTCCTCCTCACCCGAGAAGCAGCCATGCCCATGGCCGCCTTCTTACATCATGAGGACATTATAACGCTTTGCCTGCATGTATACAAAACGGTGGCTTGAACCGGTTTGGTTCGACGCTTGTTTCCCAGGCTTTCACTTGGATTCGACATCCCCGGCGGAATGTCCCCGGGCTAGATGATCTCTTTTCGTTTACAATAGCTTTCCGCTCCGTCCGAATGTTTGTTATCATATTCCTATTCCTGTTGTTATTAAAGCGAGGTTTATACATTTATGAAAAGATGGAGCCGATGGATGATTCCCGCGATTTATGCCGGAATTCTCGCAGCCGGCCTTACGTTCCGCCATGAGCTGCTGGATTGGCTTCAGCAGAACCGTTCCCTCCCGCTCATGACGCTGCTGGCCGCTCTTCTCGCCCTGATCCCCATCGTCCCCTATAAAGCCGTCATTGCCGTGCTCGGATACGCTTATGGCCCTGTATGGGCATCGACCGCTGCATGGCTAGGTACGACGACGGCAGCCTGCATCGTGTATTTTGGCGTTCGGACGCTGTACCGGGAATCCGGCAGGCGCCTGCTCGGCAAGTATAAGATGCTGCACGCCTTTACGGAAGCCGTGGAGCGTCATCCCTTTCGAGCGGTATTCCTGGCGCGGCTGCTTCCGATCATTCCGCAGACGGGTGTGAATCTATACGCCGGGATTGCTTCGGTTCCGTTCTGGACCTTTACGGCCGCTTCGGCGCTCGGGAAGATCCCTGCAATTGTTCTGTATGCCTGGCTCGGAAGCGGCCTTGCGGACCGCCCTCTTTTGTTCGCCCTGCTTGCCGCAGCCATGATGCTGGCAGCAGCTGCCGTCCTGGCTCTTTACCGCTGCATGAAAAGGCGCCGTGCGAACGTTTGACGAAATTTTGGTTTCACCGGGTAAAAGGATTATAATAGAACATAAGGTTTCATCATCTTGTAATGAACGCATGGAGGGATAAAATATGGATAATCGTACAGCCCCAAGTCAACTGGCCACGTTTGCCGGAGGGTGCTTTTGGTGCATGGTCTCTCCGTTTGACGAACTGCCAGGCATCCTGAAGGTGGTGTCCGGCTATACCGGCGGCCACACCGAGAACCCGACCTACGAGGAGGTCTGCTCCGATACGACCGGCCATTACGAGGCCGTCCAAATTACGTATGATCCGGAGGTCTTCCCATATGAAAAGCTGCTGGAGCTGTTCTGGCAGCAGATTGACCCGACCGATGAAGGCGGGCAGTTCTATGATCGCGGAACGTCCTACCGTACCGCGATTTTCTATCATACCGAGGAGCAGCGCGAGCTCGCCGAGCAATCCAAGGCGGCGCTTGCGGCAAGCGGCAGATTCGATAAGCCGATCGTAACGCCGATTATTCCGGCCAGCACGTTTTACGAGGCGGAAGAGTACCACCAGGATTATTACAAAAAAAATCCGGGCCATTACAAGCGGTATCGTAAAGGCTCCGGCAGGGAGGATTTCATCGAGCGCCATTGGTCCGAGCCGATCGATAAAGAGGAGCTTAAGCAGCGCTTGACCCCGATCCAATATGAGGTCACCCAGAATAACGCGACCGAGCCGCCGTTCCGGAACGAGTTCTGGGACCATGACGGCGAAGGCATCTATGTGGATATCGTCTCGGGCGAGCCGCTTTTCAGCTCGACCGACAAATATGATGCCGGCTGTGGCTGGCCGAGCTTCACGCGGCCGATCCGCGAGCACAACATCAAGGAG from Paenibacillus ihbetae includes:
- a CDS encoding Gfo/Idh/MocA family protein, with the translated sequence MSKTLRIGIIGCGGIANGKHMPSLKKQAQAEMVAFCDIVVERAEKAAAEYGAEGAKVYSDYRELLRDESIDVIHVCTPNDSHSEITVASLEAGKHVMCEKPMAKTVAEAKLMLEAAERTGKKLTIGYNNRFRNDSMYLKGICENGELGDIYYGKALALRRRAVPTWGVFLDEEKQGGGPLIDIGTHALDLTLWLMDNYKPKSVLGSTFHKLGQRENAANAFGPWDPNKFTVEDSAFGFITMENGATIQLESSWALNVVEFGEAKTILAGTEGGADMQDGLRINGEKMSRLYETKIDLNAGGVAFYSGTSESDADREARMWLEAIIEDKEPVVKPEQAFVVTQILEAIYESAKTGKAVYFDN
- a CDS encoding ThuA domain-containing protein; the protein is MLNVTIWNEFVHEKIHDEVRTVYPSGIHTALAEGLQHPDFIIRTATLDQPQHGLTDDVLDSTDVLLWWGHMAHDQVSDEIVSKVVKRVLDGMGLIVLHSGHFSKPFKALMGTSCDLKWREAGEQEIIWSVNPTHPIAAGLTGPIIIEHEEMYGEFFDIPAPDELVFVSNFEGGEVFRSGCTFKRGHGNIFYFRPGHETYPTYYNPEVLKVITNAIHWAYSAAGKQTFGNSQPVRPLPVLA
- a CDS encoding Gfo/Idh/MocA family protein, with the translated sequence MNKMKAGIIGCGNISGIYFTNLKNSPWIEIVACADLIMENAKAKAEEFNIPNVYTVEEMLAQPDIEFIINLTIPASHANVDIAALEAGKHVYSEKPLAITLEEGRRVLNLADQRGLRVGCAPDTFLGSGVQTAKAAIESGMIGRPIAATAFMMGSGPEAWHPNPEFFYAAGGGPMMDMGPYYVSALVELLGPARRVSASTGIQIPDRTVGSGPLQGKPIHVQTPTHLAGTLDFENGAIGTMITSFDIFGGSNLPWIEIYGTQGTLSLGDPNFFNGEVKLKRHGSDAWEVLEPVFECGNNERGLGINDMIQSIHEQKDHRSSGRMAYHVLEIMQSFQQSSLEGRHIVLKSTYRYGSLPAPQQAESAE
- a CDS encoding TVP38/TMEM64 family protein; its protein translation is MKRWSRWMIPAIYAGILAAGLTFRHELLDWLQQNRSLPLMTLLAALLALIPIVPYKAVIAVLGYAYGPVWASTAAWLGTTTAACIVYFGVRTLYRESGRRLLGKYKMLHAFTEAVERHPFRAVFLARLLPIIPQTGVNLYAGIASVPFWTFTAASALGKIPAIVLYAWLGSGLADRPLLFALLAAAMMLAAAAVLALYRCMKRRRANV
- a CDS encoding sugar phosphate isomerase/epimerase family protein, with protein sequence MKLGVFMVLLSGRKFEDALDYVASKGLKAVEIGTGGYPGNAHCNPAELLENETALKNFKNAVESRGLIISALSCHGNPLHPQKAVAKEFHDVFVKTVELAEKLEVPVVNTFSGCPGDHEDAKYPNWPVAPWPNDYQEILTWQWENKVIPYWTEWGKYASDRNVKIGLELHGGFSVHTPGTLLRLREAAGEVIGANLDPSHMWWQGIDPVQAIHILGRAGAIHHFHAKDTSIDPINVNKHGLTDMQSYANMLDRAWQFRSVGFGHDVKEWADMMSALRLVGYDYVVSIEHEDGLMSVEEGFSKAVQNLQQVLIEEPLGEMWWV
- a CDS encoding uracil-DNA glycosylase translates to MKDTQSAPVSPETIALCRSRLAHEPVEGFLLGRGAVPAKVMFVGEAPGATEIQEGKPFTGQAGREMDAYLERLGLSRSEVYITSTVRSRPFKERIITRASGERVISRSNRTPTKVEILAHAPILDEEIRWVRPQFLIPMGNIALHRLIGSHETVTSLHGKLIEGPVQQAAERDNPGAGYRFSLETYSIFPIFHPAAVLYNRKLSRIIESDLDILARILTE
- a CDS encoding helix-turn-helix transcriptional regulator — translated: MDSNLTNQVVAADFSFHRKPFNMTMPDGFDTYLMRWQTDGRCRARIDDELALVEAGDLLIFPPGQFYELRIDDEVNAMGELTIESGDYHIFFKGPWADAWWKSKKRPSKIRVPVEERYLSLFRQIVLEQRRVSNPYPEISDYTARILCLEVDRLLSEQPTTTPKTYLAYRMKNYIEENASSMFKLEDVAAHVGISVSRAVHLFKETFGTTIMQYTMDVRLNMAKERIVFSPLSLEDVAETSGFANYTYFHRVFRSRFGQSPKQFRLNSRTPT
- the msrA gene encoding peptide-methionine (S)-S-oxide reductase MsrA; its protein translation is MDNRTAPSQLATFAGGCFWCMVSPFDELPGILKVVSGYTGGHTENPTYEEVCSDTTGHYEAVQITYDPEVFPYEKLLELFWQQIDPTDEGGQFYDRGTSYRTAIFYHTEEQRELAEQSKAALAASGRFDKPIVTPIIPASTFYEAEEYHQDYYKKNPGHYKRYRKGSGREDFIERHWSEPIDKEELKQRLTPIQYEVTQNNATEPPFRNEFWDHDGEGIYVDIVSGEPLFSSTDKYDAGCGWPSFTRPIREHNIKEKLDLSHMMVRTEVRSKKADSHLGHVFDDGPGPNGLRYCINSAALRFVPKKDLEKEGYGEYLQLFEK